One window of Deltaproteobacteria bacterium genomic DNA carries:
- a CDS encoding PQQ-binding-like beta-propeller repeat protein — MKRYLIFSLVFIILSEPGCGSNKNSGLKGNPPWPKFRGNIRNTGLSTVNTYIDTGMHKWSYPTGSFIYSSPAVGANGTIYVGSHDNNLYAIH; from the coding sequence ATGAAACGATATTTAATTTTCTCCTTGGTATTCATAATACTCAGTGAACCCGGCTGCGGGAGCAACAAGAACAGCGGGCTAAAAGGTAATCCACCATGGCCGAAATTTAGAGGGAATATACGTAATACCGGATTAAGCACTGTTAATACATACATCGACACAGGCATGCACAAATGGTCATATCCAACAGGTAGCTTTATCTACTCATCCCCTGCAGTAGGTGCAAATGGAACGATCTATGTTGGTTCTCATGATAATAATCTCTATGCTATACATTGA
- a CDS encoding porin family protein — protein MTKLFKRSILIFITTFILTFAMFFFRVSMSHAGYDVATANNNHTGFYLGAGTGFDIPAGPDEDGYGLGIGWTLKLGYQFIRYLAIEGGYHQSLGSFNQQNNTPSGTQSWQGLWTFIEIPFIELKPIIPLSLRNNLYFILGIANAGFELATSNLPSNVTISSFGTGYDFGMGFEGYITNHISLGGELIYHNFTNNKFNASGGLNGSATTPYNLNMSFTSLNFSFLYHF, from the coding sequence ATGACAAAGTTGTTTAAACGGAGCATCCTGATCTTCATCACTACATTCATCCTTACATTCGCGATGTTTTTCTTCAGAGTTTCCATGAGTCATGCCGGATACGATGTCGCAACGGCAAACAACAACCACACGGGCTTTTATCTTGGTGCAGGTACCGGCTTCGACATACCCGCAGGACCGGACGAGGACGGGTACGGTTTAGGAATCGGCTGGACACTCAAACTCGGGTATCAGTTCATAAGGTACCTTGCAATCGAGGGCGGCTATCATCAGTCATTGGGCAGTTTTAATCAACAGAACAATACACCGTCCGGCACACAGTCATGGCAAGGGCTGTGGACCTTTATAGAAATCCCGTTCATTGAACTAAAGCCTATTATACCGTTGAGCCTGAGAAACAACCTGTATTTTATCCTGGGAATTGCTAACGCCGGTTTTGAGTTGGCAACATCCAATTTACCTTCCAATGTTACAATATCCTCTTTCGGCACAGGATACGATTTCGGGATGGGGTTTGAAGGCTATATAACGAACCATATCTCCCTCGGCGGCGAGTTGATATATCATAACTTTACAAATAATAAGTTTAACGCAAGCGGCGGGCTCAATGGAAGTGCTACAACACCTTACAATCTGAACATGAGCTTTACGTCTTTAAACTTCTCGTTCCTGTATCATTTTTGA